A single genomic interval of Bacillota bacterium harbors:
- a CDS encoding YitT family protein codes for MKWPLPEERRCFVKTLREYAIITCGVVLLAIGLHFFLIPAELAAGGAMGISMLIGHYVTSLDIGLLMLLVNIALFFIAFVALGVGFGTKTIYASLGLSALVWLLERLLPLHEPLTSDLLVAALIGTAVSGAGMGVIFNQGASSGGTDILAKIINKYTHLDIGKSLLVTDAVITLLAASVFGLEKGLYALLAVIFNGSVVDYTVQGLNVAMQVFIMTSRPDAIARFIMDQLERGVTLFRAQGGYSGRELNVIYTVLNRREFVSLKNFIMQEDPKAFVTVSHAHEVLGEGFRAMGST; via the coding sequence ATGAAATGGCCCCTCCCAGAAGAACGACGGTGTTTCGTGAAGACACTCAGAGAATATGCCATTATTACGTGCGGTGTAGTTCTCCTTGCCATAGGGCTGCACTTCTTCCTCATACCGGCAGAGCTGGCGGCTGGCGGAGCGATGGGCATCAGCATGCTGATAGGACACTACGTTACCTCTCTGGACATCGGGTTGCTCATGCTCCTAGTGAATATCGCACTTTTCTTCATAGCTTTTGTCGCGTTGGGCGTCGGATTCGGAACCAAGACGATCTACGCAAGCCTCGGCTTATCAGCTTTGGTCTGGCTCCTCGAGAGACTTCTTCCTCTGCACGAGCCATTGACCAGCGATCTTCTCGTGGCGGCGCTCATAGGCACCGCGGTATCAGGCGCGGGAATGGGAGTGATCTTCAACCAGGGCGCTTCTAGCGGAGGCACAGATATATTGGCCAAGATAATAAACAAATACACCCATCTGGATATCGGGAAGTCCCTCCTGGTGACGGATGCTGTCATAACTCTTCTCGCCGCCAGCGTCTTCGGCCTCGAAAAAGGTTTGTACGCGCTCCTTGCTGTCATCTTCAACGGATCCGTCGTGGATTACACAGTGCAGGGCCTCAATGTCGCCATGCAGGTTTTCATAATGACATCGAGACCCGACGCCATTGCAAGATTCATCATGGATCAGCTTGAAAGAGGGGTCACGCTCTTTCGCGCGCAGGGAGGGTACTCAGGTAGGGAGCTCAATGTCATCTACACGGTGTTGAACAGAAGGGAGTTTGTGTCCTTAAAGAACTTCATCATGCAAGAGGATCCGAAGGCCTTCGTGACCGTCAGTCACGCTCACGAAGTCCTTGGAGAGGGCTTCAGGGCCATGGGCTCAACTTGA